The following proteins come from a genomic window of Nasonia vitripennis strain AsymCx chromosome 4 unlocalized genomic scaffold, Nvit_psr_1.1 chr4_random0008, whole genome shotgun sequence:
- the LOC107981209 gene encoding neurochondrin homolog, with the protein MKELTDVKERIFVCAIVRVLAAWLAQETSAMRTQVHALLPYILTVANDTFYAHRNTKLAEKANLGAKADEGSSSGEHDSLSDIDILRLLLPALCHLAVEEDARKILLKQK; encoded by the coding sequence ATGAAGGAACTCACAGATGTTAAGGAACGTATATTTGTCTGTGCCATCGTAAGAGTTTTAGCAGCTTGGCTAGCTCAAGAAACATCAGCGATGCGTACCCAAGTTCATGCTCTACTTCCATATATCTTAACTGTTGCAAATGACACATTCTATGCACATCGTAATACGAAATTAGCGGAGAAAGCTAACCTTGGAGCCAAAGCTGACGAAGGATCTTCTTCTGGAGAACATGACTCTCTCAGTGATATCGATATTTTAAGACTGTTGTTGCCAGCCCTTTGCCATCTTGCAGTTGAGGAAGATGCAAGAAAAATATTACTCAAGCAAAAGTAA
- the LOC116417357 gene encoding CUE domain-containing protein 1-like encodes MVLNLSSSPIEVVAIEHIPAIMASAAEQQQQQQQTTLEFYQAMADFENRFPQMDDDVIEAVLRSNQGAVDTTGHQLLYPNLIRLPRS; translated from the exons ATGGTACTCAATTTAAGTTCATCGCCTATAGAAGTCGTAGCTATTGAACATATACCTGCAATCATGGCATCCGCAGCggagcagcaacagcagcagcagcagactaCCCTCGAATTCTACCAGGCGATGGCTGACTTTGAGAATAGGTTTCCACAGATGGACGACGATGTCATCGAG GCTGTCTTGAGATCGAACCAAGGAGCCGTTGACACCACCGGCCATCAGTTGCTGTACCCAAATCTGATAAGACTCCCAAGAAGCTGA